The proteins below come from a single Alkalinema sp. FACHB-956 genomic window:
- a CDS encoding PHP domain-containing protein has protein sequence MAVVLPQTATSEKPAAQDLAALRRVFASVNADSCPYTYNFHMHTTHSDGQLRPDILAEQALEIGLSGFAITDHHQISGFYAAKHFFEEWQQQPNNLGKPVPHLWTGTEITSRLLDVEVHILGYAFDPFHPAIAEYLTGTAPRGDEAEAHQVISAIHQGGGVAVLAHPARYRRSHEDLILAAVKVGIDGVETYYAYGNPKPWRPSPEESQQVRSLSQQYHLLNTCGTDSHGVNLLQRV, from the coding sequence ATGGCGGTTGTTCTTCCGCAGACTGCAACGAGCGAGAAGCCGGCAGCACAGGATCTGGCAGCTCTTCGTCGAGTCTTCGCTTCAGTTAACGCTGATAGTTGTCCCTATACCTACAATTTCCACATGCACACAACCCACTCCGATGGGCAACTTCGGCCAGATATTTTGGCTGAACAAGCTCTGGAGATTGGGTTATCTGGTTTTGCCATTACCGATCACCATCAGATTTCTGGCTTCTATGCGGCTAAGCACTTTTTTGAAGAGTGGCAGCAGCAACCCAATAATCTGGGTAAACCCGTTCCCCACCTCTGGACGGGTACCGAAATCACCTCCCGCTTACTGGATGTGGAAGTTCATATCTTGGGCTATGCCTTCGATCCCTTCCATCCCGCGATCGCGGAATATTTAACGGGCACGGCCCCTCGGGGGGATGAAGCGGAGGCCCACCAGGTGATTTCAGCCATTCACCAGGGGGGAGGAGTAGCGGTGTTGGCTCACCCAGCTCGCTATCGCCGTTCCCATGAGGATTTGATTCTGGCAGCGGTCAAAGTGGGAATTGACGGGGTGGAAACCTACTATGCCTATGGCAACCCCAAGCCCTGGAGACCTAGTCCTGAAGAATCCCAGCAAGTGCGCAGTTTGAGTCAGCAATACCATCTTTTAAATACCTGTGGGACTGATTCCCACGGGGTGAACTTGTTGCAACGGGTTTAA